One Camarhynchus parvulus chromosome 26, STF_HiC, whole genome shotgun sequence genomic window carries:
- the SLC16A1 gene encoding monocarboxylate transporter 1: MPPAIGGPAGYTPPEGGWGWAVVVGAFISIGFSYAFPKSITVFFKEIEVIFNASSSKVSWISSIMLAVMYAGGPISSILVNKYGSRPIMIVGGCLSGCGLIAASFCNTVEELYFCVGVIGGLGLAFNLNPALTMIGKYFFKKRPLANGLAMAGSPVFLSTLAPINQLFFGIFGWRGSFLILGGLLLNCCVAGSLMRPIGPKPDQKKETNKEAQQEAGKAGKKDDGDTSTDLIDGKAKKEKRSVFQTINKFLDFSLFTHRGFLLYLSGNVIMFFGLFAPLVFLSNYAKSKKIPSDSAAFLLSILAFVDMFARPSMGLVANTKWVRPRIQYFFAIAVIYNGVCHLLLPMSTSYAGFCIYAGFFGYAFGWLSSILFETLMDLVGAQRFSSAVGLVTIVECCPVLLGPPMLGKLNDIYGDYKYTYWACGVVLIISGIYLFIGMGINYRLVAKEEKAKKEGKEDETNIDEAGKKKEAKNDVAPSPQKNVEGGVKEEESRM, encoded by the exons ATGCCACCGGCCATTGGAGGCCCTGCAGGATACACTCCTCCTGaaggaggatggggatgggctGTGGTTGTCGGAGCCTTCATTTCCATTGGTTTTTCCTATGCCTTCCCCAAATCTATCACAGTGTTCTTCAAAGAGATTGAGGTCATCTTCAATGCCTCCAGCAGCAAAGTGTCCTGGATCTCCTCCATCATGCTGGCTGTTATGTATGCAGGAG GTCCCATCAGCAGCATCCTGGTGAACAAGTATGGCAGCCGGCCCATCATGATTGTAGGTGGCTGCCTTTCCGGCTGTGGGCTGATTGCAGCCTCCTTCTGCAACACGGTGGAGGAGCTCTACTTCTGTGTTGGGGTGATAGGGG GTCTTGGACTTGCCTTCAACCTGAACCCTGCCTTAACCATGATTGGCAAGTACTTCTTTAAGAAGCGTCCACTGGCCAATGGGCTGGCAATGGCAGGCAGCCCTGTCTTCCTGTCTACCCTAGCACCCATCAACCAGCTCTTCTTTGGCATATTTGGCTGGCGTGGCAGCTTCCTCATCCTGGGTGGCCTCCTGCTGAACTGCTGCGTGGCTGGATCCCTGATGCGGCCCATAGGTCCCAAGCCAGATCAGAAGAAAGAGACCAATAAGGAAGcgcagcaggaggctgggaaagCGGGGAAAAAGGACGATGGTGACACCAGCACGGACCTCATTGATGGAAAGGCCAAGAAAGAGAAGCGCTCAGTCTTCCAGACAATCAACAAATTCTTGGACTTTTCTCTATTCACACACAGGGGCTTCCTGCTCTATCTGTCAGGCAATGTAATCATGTTCTTTGGGTTGTTTGCTCCCTTGGTCTTCCTCAGCAATTATGCAAAGAGCAAGAAGATTCCTAGTGACTCTGCAGCCTTCCTGCTCTCCATACTGGCCTTCGTGGACATGTTTGCCAGACCTTCCATGGGGCTGGTGGCAAACACCAAGTGGGTCAGACCCCGCATCCAATATTTCTTTGCCATTGCTGTTATTTACAATGGTGTTTGCCATCTCTTGCTCCCCATGTCCACCAGCTATGCTGGCTTCTGCATTTATGCTGGCTTCTTTGGCTATGCCTTTGGCTGGCTGAGCTCTATTCTCTTTGAGACCCTGATGGACCTGGTGGGAGCTCAGCGGTTCTCTAGTGCTGTTGGCCTGGTAACCATCGTGGAGTGCTGCCCTGTTCTTCTGGGACCCCCTATGCTAG GGAAACTCAATGACATATATGGTGACTACAAGTACACATACTGGGCCTGCGGGGTTGTCCTGATCATCTCTGGGATCTACCTCTTCATCGGGATGGGCATCAACTATCGCCTGGTGGCCAAGGAGGAGAAAgcaaagaaggaagggaaagaggacGAGACCAACATTGATGAggctgggaagaagaaagaggcaaaaaatGATGTAGCCCCCTCACCTCAGAAGAATGTGGAGGGTGGTGTCAAAGAGGAGGAGAGCCGCATGTGA